A single window of Nicotiana tomentosiformis chromosome 1, ASM39032v3, whole genome shotgun sequence DNA harbors:
- the LOC104119015 gene encoding 21 kDa protein-like produces MEKITLFLILFFFNISIFSFVGAVKGTSASLSKPQANKLVLSQCRRTRYPKLCMTSLSKYVTSTSQPQELARAALHVSLVKAIYAKAYLNKVCKQLEQTKAKDYQVVKSCLDQISDGVSLLSNSVHELHHLNLDKENDFMWHRSNVQTWLSTVLTDAFTCMDGISGYKILGGKVKATIKAKVLNVAQITSNALALFNGYAVRHKVSHHSNSGKINKP; encoded by the coding sequence ATGGAAAAAATTACCCTTTtcctaattttatttttcttcaataTATCTATCTTCTCCTTTGTTGGAGCTGTGAAGGGCACTAGTGCTAGTCTTTCAAAACCTCAGGCCAACAAATTGGTGTTGTCACAATGCAGGCGCACTCGTTATCCGAAGCTATGTATGACTTCTTTGTCAAAATACGTCACTTCTACATCTCAACCTCAAGAGCTAGCTCGAGCAGCGTTGCATGTGAGCTTAGTTAAGGCTATCTACGCAAAAGCATACCTGAATAAGGTTTGCAAACAACTCGAACAAACAAAGGCTAAAGATTATCAAGTGGTGAAAAGTTGTTTAGATCAAATCTCAGATGGTGTTTCCCTACTTTCCAACTCGGTCCATGAGCTTCACCATTTGAATTTAGATAAGGAAAATGATTTTATGTGGCATAGGAGTAATGTTCAAACTTGGCTTAGCACAGTATTAACTGATGCCTTCACTTGCATGGATGGAATATCTGGCTACAAAATATTAGGTGGTAAAGTAAAAGCTACAATTAAAGCTAAGGTTCTTAATGTTGCACAAATTACTAGCAATGCTTTAGCTCTGTTTAATGGATATGCTGTTAGGCATAAAGTTTCTCATCACTCCAACTCTGGCAAAATTAACAAGCCATAG
- the LOC138906566 gene encoding uncharacterized protein, whose product MNYVANYGGQRQGGQNWRQQNQQYRPAQQQYNNGNNPGAMRPHGQIVKQDDGFSEIKGMLQQLIGSNGKMQEKVEAHDSAIKGIEIQLGQLSMALNNSPQGTLPADTHVNPKEQGPKQLMAVSLRNGRDLHLEQEIARESRPTETRVPVPIEVDDSTGLAEVTVQHAPAESSKEKVVVKEIELVKEKAVETEPEQVNIPLIDALKEMSGYAKMIKDLMSHKFYFQDLATVTLTRTCSAVMMRPIAEKLSNPGSFTIPCTIGNYAFAKVGKLVFPADFVILDYRVDEKIPIILGRPFLATGRALIDCESG is encoded by the exons ATGAACTATGTGGCCAACTATGGAGGACAACgacaaggtggtcagaattggagGCAACAGAATCAACAGTATAGACCAGCACAACAACAGTATAATAATGGtaacaatcctggagctatgAGACCACATGGTCAA atagtgAAACAAGATGATGGGTTCTCCGAAATTAAAGGAATGCTGCAACAACTGATTGGGTCCAATGGGAAAATGCAAGAGAAGGTCGAAGCACATGACTCAGCGATAAAaggcattgagattcaattagggcAGTTGTCCATGGCACTGAATAATAGCCCTCAAGGGACGTTGCCAGCAGACACGCATGTCAATCCAAAAGAGCAGGGCCCGAAGCAGCTTATGGCGGTGAGTTtaagaaatggtagagatcttcatctagagcaagaaattgctcgCGAAAGCCGACCAACTGAAACACGTGTGCCAGTACCAATTGAGGTAGATGATTCAACAGGATTAGCAGAGGTGACGGTACAACATGCACCAGCTGAATCTAGCAAAGAAAAAGTGGTTGTGAAGGAAATTGAGCTAGTGAAAGAGAAGGCAGTAGAAACAGAGCCCGAGCAG GTGAATATTCCATTGATTGACGCCTTGAAGGAAATGTCTGGTTATGCTAAAATGATAAAGGACTTGATGTCTCATAAGTTCtactttcaagacttggccacAGTTACACTGACTCGGACATGTAGCGCGGTTATGATgagacccatagctgagaagcTGTCTAacccagggagtttcacaatcccttgcacaataggcaactatgcttttgctaag GTTGGAAAGCTTGTGTTTccggcagattttgtcattctggactACCGGGTTGATGAGaaaattcccataattttgggaaggccattcttggccactgggagagctCTAATTGATTGTGAATCTGGGTAG